The Pan paniscus chromosome 1, NHGRI_mPanPan1-v2.0_pri, whole genome shotgun sequence genome has a segment encoding these proteins:
- the RPF1 gene encoding ribosome production factor 1 produces MAKAGDKSSSSGKKSLKRKAAAEELQEAAGAGDGATENGVQPPKAAAFPPGFSISEIKNKQRRHLMFTRWKQQQRKEKLAAKKKLKKEREALGDKAPPKPVPKTIDNQRVYDETTVDPNDEEVAYDEATDEFASYFNKQTSPKILITTSDRPHGRTVRLCEQLSTVIPNSHVYYRRGLALKKIIPQCIARDFTDLIVINEDRKTPNGLILSHLPNGPTAHFKMSSVRLRKEIKRRGKDPTEHIPEIILNNFTTRLGHSIGRMFASLFPHNPQFIGRQVATFHNQRDYIFFRFHRYIFRSEKKVGIQELGPRFTLKLRSLQKGTFDSKYGEYEWVHKPREMDTSRRKFHL; encoded by the exons ATGGCGAAAGCCGGGGATAAGAGCAGCAGCAGCGGGAAGAAAAGTCTAAAACGGAAAGCCGCTGCCGAAGAACTTCAGGAGGCTGCAGGCGCTGGGGATGGGGCGACGGAAAACGGGGTCCAACCCCCGAAAGCGGCTGCCTTTCCGCCAGGCTTTAGCATTTcggagattaaaaacaaacagcgGCGACACTTAATGTTCACGCGGTGGAAACAGCAGCAGCGGAAG GAAAAGTTGGCAGctaagaaaaaacttaaaaaagaaagagaggctcTTGGCGATaag GCTCCACCAAAGCCTGTACCCAAGACCATTGACAACCAGCGAGTGTATGATGAAACCACAGTAGACCCTAATGATGAAGAG GTTGCTTATGATGAAGCTACAGATGAATTTGCTTCTTACTTCAACAAACAGACTTCTCCCAAGATTCTCATCACAACATCAGATAGACCTCATGGG aGAACAGTACGACTCTGTGAACAGCTCTCCACAGTTATACCAAACTCACATGTTTATTACAGAAGAGGACTGgctctgaaaaaaattattccacAGTGCATCGCAAGAGATTTCACAGACCTGATTGTTATTAATGAAGATCGTAAAACCCcaa ATGGACTTATTTTGAGTCACTTGCCAAATGGCCCAactgctcattttaaaatgagcagtGTTCGTCTTCGTAAAGAAATTAAG aGAAGAGGCAAGGACCCCACTGAACACATACCTGAAATAATTCTGAATAATTTTACAACACGGCTGGGTCATTCAATTGGACGTATGTTTGCATCTCTCTTTCCTCATAATCCTCAATTTATCGGAAGGCAGGTTGCCACATTCCACAATCAACGGGATTATATATTCTTCagatttcacag ATACATATTCAGGAGTGAAAAGAAAGTGGGAATTCAGGAACTTGGACCACGTTTTACCTTAAAATTAAGGTCTCTTCAGAAAGGAACCTTTGATTCTAAATATGGAGAGTATGAATGGGTCCATAAG CCCCGGGAAATGGATACAAGTAgaagaaaattccattt